The region TATTCTTTTGATAAgtaatcaatatacaaaattagtaatggaatattttacattctttaaaCTTCGTGAGTCCATGAAACCGCATGAGTATTTTACACGaaagcacatctcagttcagactcCCAGGGTTCAGGTGTTGagtggccacatgtggctggtggcctGGAGCTGGAGGTCGAGCCCCATACGGTGGCTGTGGGCACGAGGGGACATAACGCGTGGAAGGCGCTCGCTGGGACACCCAGGCGCGCACGCGATATTCTGCACATGTAAGCGGCCTGTGCGAGGACCCAGGACCCAAAGCACACGCGAGACAGGCCCAGGCGCCCAGGCACttctcccggcccctcccccaccgAACGCCTTCCACACGTGGGCAGAGGCGGAGGGCGCCCACCCCGCCATCCCCGGCCTCCCCGAAGACAGCCGCCCTCGGCCCGCACCGGGACCCCCATCCTCCCCGCCCCGCACCCCCTCCCCGCGGTTGCACCCGCCGCCAATCCCACCCTGAAAAGAAGGAGATCGAGGCCGCGGGCCCGGGACCCTGCCCGGGAGGCAGAAAGCCTAGGGACGCCGCAAATCCCACGGGAAAGGATGGGCTGCCCACCCCGGGCACCCCGCGCAGCCCACCCCGGCCCGAACCTCGCGCCGCGCCCCGGCTCCCCCTCGCGGTGCCGCAGTCCCCTCGCCCCGCCGCAccgcccccgcgccccgcccgcTGACGTCACCGCGAGGGGCGGGGCCTCCGCTATAAAAGGCTCGGCCGGAGGGGCGGCGGCAGGTTTCTGCGCCCGAGTCCGCCGCTCCGTGCCGCGCACAGCCTAGGGCCCGCGCCTCCACCCGCTCCGCAGCCGGCACCATGCGCGAGATCGTGCACATCCAGGCGGGCCAGTGCGGCAACCAGATCGGCGCCAAGGTGCGCGCCGGGgcgggccggggagggggcggcgggtCCCCAGGGTGAAGACCgaggaggggccggggaggggtgGCGGGTCCCCAGGGTGAAGACCGAGGAGGGTCCGGGGAGGGGTGGCGTGTCCCCAGGGTGAAGACCGAGGAGGGTCCGGGGAGGGGCGGCGGCTCCCCAGAGTGAAGACGTGCGCGCGGCGATGCAGCTGTGTGTGTTTAATCAAGGCCCCTTTGAAATTTCCTCGATCCGGCCCTTCTGAGGGACGCGGTTGGTATTTCCCTGGTAGACTAGCCTCTGAGATTTGGATACGGCCTTTGGGCATGATAATCCAGTGGCCTCATATGgaatttaatttgtatattttgtctgTAGTTTGAATGAAAAAATGCAGTGTCATTGGGTGACATGTTATGGAGACTTCTCGTGGGTCCGACAGACAGGGATGTTAGATCCCTTAATGCGAGCACCAGCTAGACAGAATGACGTATAACGTCGGAGTCTGATTCCCGCCTGCGCGGCGGCAGGTGGCCATCCTGGGCTGTGACTGTCGCCCGCAGTGGGCGAGGCGCCACGGGCATGGTGCATGGGTGTGGGCGGGCGCCTGCACGAGGACGTGGTCTCTTTCAGAACCGCCATATtgcccccccagccccgccaccCCCTTTCCTGCTGCAAATTCACAATGCAGCCTGCCCCCGCACTGTGGCCAGCTCCAGCCACTGCCCCCCCGCGTGCTCCTTGGGCTCCTGCCCGCGCTACGCCACCATTCCGCTGCTGCAGTCAGTGGCCGGAGGGCAGGGGGATGTCAGCGCCTAACACTGCGCCGCTTGGAGAGCTGGGTCGGGTTTGTGCCAGGAAACAGTGATCTCTGCAGGCAGCCGCCAGACGGGGTCCACCTGTCCTGGGTCCTGCCAGGACCAGTCCATCAGCTGGGACGCTGAccctcagccctgcctggggGTGACGGCCTCCGCAGCCCCCGCGGCTGTGCCCACTCTCCTCCTTCAGGGCTCCTCCCAGCTTTTCAGCCTGTCGCCATAATATGGCTGATGCTCGGCGGATTCCTGAGCCCCTcagcagcagctgctggaggATCAGGGGCGGGCAGCTACGGGCCTGTCTGGGTCTCCTCGACTGTCTGACCACAATGCCGCTGGTCCAaggacaggagaggaggaagagcgCCATCTCTACTGACACTTGGGATGCCGGGCCATCACGCggttttctttatttccagttttgggAGGTCATCAGCGACGAGCACGGGATCGACCCCACGGGCAGTTACCATGGAGACAGCGACCTGCAGCTGGAGAGAATCAACGTGTACTACAACGAAGCCGCCGGTGATTATCGGAAGCTTTCCTGCCCCCTCACCTTGCTTTCTGTTTGGCGCAGACGCGATGTATTAGGAACACGCAAATGACAAAGAAAGGCTTCCTGCATGCATGTTTAACTGCTCAAAAACACACTCCAGAGTTCCTGAAGTCTCCTGCATGTTTGTCACGACGAGGCAGGCCATTATCTCCCTTTGTAGAGCAGAAACCGCCTCTAATCTCCTACTTTTGTCTCATGCTGGAATCGTCCCTGCTGAATTCTGCCCTAAAAGGCCCAGAGAGCAGGGCACTGTCTGTGATTCCTTTGCCTGCCGCAGGTCTGAGTCCTGCTCTGTCCCCGCAGGTAACAAATACGTGCCTCGGGCCATCCTGGTGGATCTGGAGCCGGGCACCATGGACTCGGTCAGGTCTGGACCCTTCGGCCAGATCTTCAGGCCCGACAACTTCGTGTTTGGTGAGTGACTGCCATGGCTGATGGCCTGGGAGGCTCATTTTACGCTGGACAGCTCAGGGTGGAGGGGTGTGACCGCCTTAGAGAACGTAGAGAGTTGTGTCTTGATTTTGCCTCAATATAACCTAAAACAAAGTGCCGTTCGACCTCTAAGAGCCAGGTCCCAAACCCtccttattttataattatgtccACGACCAAATATTTTAATGCCTGGCCATTTTTAACGACCACCTGAAATAATCTTCTCGGACCACTGACTCCCTGAGCTCTATTAAAGGGTTTAGGGAAAAAGGAACTGAAGGCAGTCACCAGGGACTTATGAAGACTCTTTCCCCCCTGCAGGCCAGAGCGGTGCCGGCAACAACTGGGCCAAGGGCCACTACACGGAGGGCGCGGAGCTGGTGGACTCGGTCCTAGACGTGGTCCGGAAGGAGTCAGAAAGCTGTGACTGTCTGCAGGGCTTCCAGCTGACCCACTCGCTGGGGGGCGGCACCGGGTCCGGGATGGGCACCCTGCTCATCAGCAAGATCCGCGAGGAGTACCCCGACCGCATCATGAACACCTTCAGCGTGATGCCCTCGCCCAAGGTGTCGGACACGGTGGTGGAGCCCTACAACGCCACCCTCTCCGTGCACCAGCTGGTGGAGAACACGGACGAGACCTACTGCATCGACAACGAGGCCCTGTACGACATCTGCTTCCGCACCCTGAAGCTGACCACGCCCACCTACGGGGACCTCAACCACCTGGTGTCGGCCACCATGAGCGGGGTCACCACGTGCCTGCGCTTCCCGGGCCAGCTCAACGCCGCCCTGCGCAAGCTGGCCGTGAACATGGTGCCCTTCCCGCGCCTGCACTTCTTCATGCCCGGCTTCGCGCCGCTGACCAGCCGGGGCAGCCAGCAGTACCGCGCGCTGACGGTGCCCGAGCTCACGCAGCAGATGTTCGACTCCAAGAACATGATGGCCGCCTGCGACCCGCGCCACGGCCGCTACCTGACCGTGGCCGCCATCTTCCGGGGCCGCATGTCCATGAAGGAGGTGGACGAGCAGATGCTCAACGTGCAGAACAAGAACAGCAGCTACTTCGTGGAGTGGATCCCCAACAACGTGAAGACGGCCGTGTGCGACATCCCGCCCCGCGGGCTCAAGATGTCGGCCACCTTCATCGGCAACAGCACGGCCATCCAGGAGCTGTTCAAGCGCATCTCGGAGCAGTTCACGGCCATGTTCCGCCGCAAGGCCTTCCTGCACTGGTACACGGGCGAGGGCATGGACGAGATGGAGTTCACCGAGGCCGAGAGCAACATGAACGACCTGGTGTCCGAGTACCAGCAGTACCAGGACGCCACGGCCGACGAGCAGGGGGAgtttgaggaggaggagggcgaggACGAGGCCTGAGGCCGCCGGAGGCCGCGTGGCTGGAGGCCGGGCGGAGGGCGAGGGGGAGGCCTGAGAACTTTTGAAATAAGTCGTGCACCCTTAGTAAACTTCTGTTGTCCTCAGTCAAGCATGGTCTTTCTACTTGTATACTACGGTGCTCAGTTTTGCCTCTGTCAGAAATTCACACTGTTGATGTAATAACGTGGAACTCCTCTGGAAACTGCAGTATTGTCTAAGATATCTATACTAATAAAAAAGCATGTGTCCAAATCCCGTGGtctcttaatttttattgcagacaatttttattctttcactaaATGTTTCCTAAGTGTttagtaattttaagaaaacaggaTTTCtactttcatgtttttaattaataGCCCTTCTGCTCttttagtaaagaaaaacaaaaaggcctGTTTTTAGCTTCACTGGCCCAAAGTATTCAAGGAAAGGAACCCAGGTGTGTGGAGGTGGATAGAGATCTGGGGACAAAGCCGACCTTCCTCCCTGGTTTGTTGTGGTTCCAGCAACCCCGTGAACGTGTGGCATCCAGGGCCCCGGGCGAGGACTGTCTTCAGCTTAGCCACTTCTCTGTGAACGTTGTGATGAATACAAAGACCAGTGCACGCTTGCACCTCTCAGATAAAAGGCACCGCATCAATTCAACTCATCTTAGAGGAGTGGTCGTGAACACTACAAACGCTTCACTGAACGTTAACCTGAAAGTAAAGTAAATCATgatagcaatttattttttaagactggTAGGAATTCACAACAACACTGAAAAATCAGGTTTAATTTTTGTAGCTATGAAAGCTAGAGGATGCTTATAGTATGTCGTTATTGCTGCTGGATTAGGAGCAGTTTGTGGGGAGGCACGGGGAGCCTGGAAAGGCAGGTGAACTGGGGGGTGACCCGCAGGCGGGTTTCAAAGGCAGCACCGGGCTCAAGCCCCAGGCTCAGGATTCACAGGTCACATGTCCTCGGGGACACTGTCACTGTAGGAAATCTTCCACTAACTTGTTGAATTCATCTGCAAAACGTAAATGCAGGTTGTGCTTGCCTTCTGGCATCAGAtgcaacctaaaaaaaaaaagatgattaatGGCACATCACTTAAAAACCTGTTACCCTCCCTATTGTTTCATGAAAACCTCAAGTGAGAAACtgccgtgtttttttttttttcccatcacctCTACACTGTCACTGTAGGAAATCTTCCACTAACTTGTTGAATTCATCTGCAAAACGTAAATGCAGGTTGTGCTTGCCTTCTGGCATCAGAtgcaacctaaaaaaaaaaagatgattaatGGCACATCACTTAAAAACCTGTTACCCTCCCTATTGTTTCATGAAAACCTCAAGTGAGAAACtgccgtgttttttttttttttcccatcacctCTATTAGGAAGAAAGTGTAAGGTACATCTTATGAATGGTCCCAGAATAGAGACTTAACAGTAACAGAGCACACACACACCGTGCTTGGAATTGAATCAGGTAAGAAATAGTTTTGACTGCAAACCTGACTGAGAGTGGGAGATGTGATTGGTGGTTACCTAAgacaaaaaatctttttaataacaTTGGTCTTGAGAGAGAGGGttggaaagatgagaaaaagatgAAGTGTCCAGAATCCACTGGATTGGAGCTTCTTGGAATATCTATGTAGTGGGAAAACCCAAATCAGAATTCACAGCCCCCGTAGGCCTGTTGTTCAAGGTTCCAAATCACCCCATCATTCTGGAGGATTGAGCAGGTCTGCATACAAGCCACCAGACAAAAGGGCAAGTAAATGTTCCTGAGGCTTGTGAGGGTAGCAGAAGCCTGCATCAGCCATCCGCCCTTGGCTCTGCAGCCGGCAAGACACCTCACCATCCTTGGCAGGCTTCTTCCTTTCAACCGGGCTTTGGTCAAATGTGGCTGGTCTGCAGTTTCTTTAATAAAGGCAGACTTCTgagttacacattttatttattggctaTAAAAGTGCAGACAAtaagttttaaagaaatgaaaggttcTAGGATATAAGCACAAGTCTGACTTGTTCTGTCCACAATAACGGTTAGACGTTAAAAGGACtacactgggggcttccctggtggcgcagcggttgagagcccgcctgccgatgcaggggacgcgggttcgtgccccggcccgggaggatcccacgtgccgcggagcggctgggcccgtgagccgtggccgctgagcctgcgtacgTAGCGTGGTCCCCGGGCACTGGCTCGGGGGGCCCACTTCCTCCTAAGCCCCGTGGAGGTCACGGCCCTCACGGCTGAGTGCCCCGCTGGAGGCTGCGTGTCCACAGAGGCCCTGAATCCTGGCCTAACTGGCCCCGGTCCACGGGCTGTCACTCCTCTGGCCCCTCTCCGCACAGCTCAAAGGACGGGGTACGCCTGCAGAGGGTCCGTCCCACGGCAGAGCAGCCTGGAGAGGGCAGAGAATAAAGCGCAAAGGGAAGCTTCCAACAGCAGCTCCCAGGTGACTGGTCATCTCAGAGGACCAGTGACAACAGACAAGCATTTCCTGAAGCGAAGGCCAGAGGCACAGGTTACGAGCAGCTGAGACAGCTGCTTGGAGCGGCCTCTTCTGGTCACGTGTGCCTCCACCCTGCCTGTTCCTTGTAGCTGACTTAAGTATTTACATAAGGttctttgttcttaattttaaaccAGTTCAGTTTTGTTAAACCATCTTCCTAATTAACTGCCTCATATGAACTAACCTTTTGCTTTATTAGATCTCCAGTGTTTTTGAGGGTCACTGGTATATAGAAAAATTGTTTGTAGGTAGAAAGGGTTTCTAAAAGAAGAATCTGTCATCTCTAAATATAGTCCAGAGTCAAAATGACAGAATCGGGAATTCCTTGCTCAAGTTTTCGTGTCTGAtattctcctttccctcctgcaGGCCAGAGCGGTGCCGGCAACAACTGGGCCAAGGGCCACTACACGGAGGGCGCGGAGCTGGTGGACTCGGTCCTAGACGTGGTCCGGAAGGAGTCAGAAAGCTGTGACTGTCTGCAGGGCTTCCAGCTGACCCACTCGCTGGGGGGCGGCACCGGGTCCGGGATGGGCACCCTGCTCATCAGCAAGATCCGCGAGGAGTACCCCGACCGCATCATGAACACCTTCAGCGTGATGCCCTCGCCCAAGGTGTCGGACACGGTGGTGGAGCCCTACAACGCCACGCTGTCCGTGCACCAGCTGGTGGAGAACACGGACGAGACCTACTCCATTGACAACGAGGCGCTGTACGACATCTGCTTCCGCACCCTGAAGCTGACCACGCCCACCTACGGGGACCTCAACCACCTGGTGTCGGCCACCATGAGCGGGGTCACCACGTGCCTGCGCTTCCCGGGCCAGCTCAACGCCGACCTGCGCAAGCTGGCCGTGAACATGGTGCCCTTCCCGCGCCTGCACTTCTTCATGCCCGGCTTCGCGCCGCTGACCAGCCGGGGCAGCCAGCAGTACCGCGCGCTGACGGTGCCCGAGCTCACGCAGCAGATGTTCGACTCCAAGAACATGATGGCCGCCTGCGACCCGCGCCACGGCCGCTACCTGACCGTGGCCGCCATCTTCCGGGGCCGCATGTCCATGAAGGAGGTGGACGAGCAGATGCTCAACGTGCAGAACAAGAACAGCAGCTACTTCGTGGAGTGGATCCCCAACAACGTGAAGACGGCCGTGTGCGACATCCCGCCCCGCGGCCTGAAGATGTCGGCCACCTTCATCGGCAACAGCACGGCCATCCAGGAGCTGTTCAAGCGCATCTCGGAGCAGTTCACGGCCATGTTCCGCCGCAAGGCCTTCCTGCACTGGTACACGGGCGAGGGCATGGACGAGATGGAGTTCACCGAGGCCGAGAGCAACATGAACGACCTGGTGTCCGAGTACCAGCAGTACCAGGACGCCACGGCCGACGAGCAGGGGGAgtttgaggaggaggagggcgaggACGAGGCCTGAGGCCGCCGGAGGCCGCGTGGCTGGAGGCCGGGCGGAGGGCGAGGGGGAGGCCTGAGAACTTTTGAAATAAGTCGTGCACCCTTAGTAAACTTCTGTTGTCCTCAGTCAAGCATGGTCTTTCTACTTGTATACTACGGTGCTCAGTTTTGCCTCTGTCAGAAATTCACACTGTTGATGTAATAACGTGGAACTCCTCTGGAAACTGCAGTATTGTCTAAGATATCTATACGAATAAAAAAGCATGTGTCCAAATCCCGTGGtctcttaatttttattgcagacaatttttattctttcactaaATGTTTCCTAAGTGTttagtaattttaagaaaacaggaTTTCtactttcatgtttttaattaataGCCCTTCTGCTCttttagtaaagaaaaacaaaaaggcctGTTTTTAGCTTCACTGGCCCAAAGTATTCAAGGAAAGGAACCCAGGTGTGTGGAGGTGGATAGAGATCTGGGGACAAAGCCGACCTTCCTCCCTGGTTTGTTGTGGTTCCAGCAACCCCGTGAACGTGTGGCATCCAGGGCCCCGGGCGAGGACTGTCTTCAGCTTAGCCACTTCTCTGTGAACGTTGTGATGAATACAAAGACCAGTGCACGCTTGCACCTCTCAGATAAAAGGCACCGCATCAATTCAACTCATCTTAGAGGAGTGGTCGTGAACACTACAAACGCTTCACTGAACGTTAACCTGAAAGTAAAGTAAATCATgatagcaatttattttttaagactggTAGGAATTCACAACAACACTGAAAAATCAGGTTTAATTTTTGTAGCTATGAAAGCTAGAGGATGCTTATAGTATGTCGTTATTGCTGCTGGATTAGGAGCAGTTTGTGGGGAGGCACGGGGAGCCTGGAAAGGCAGGTGAACTGGGGGGTGACCCGCAGGCGGGTT is a window of Physeter macrocephalus isolate SW-GA chromosome 18, ASM283717v5, whole genome shotgun sequence DNA encoding:
- the TUBB2A gene encoding tubulin beta-2A chain isoform X3, with protein sequence MREIVHIQAGQCGNQIGAKFWEVISDEHGIDPTGSYHGDSDLQLERINVYYNEAAGQSGAGNNWAKGHYTEGAELVDSVLDVVRKESESCDCLQGFQLTHSLGGGTGSGMGTLLISKIREEYPDRIMNTFSVMPSPKVSDTVVEPYNATLSVHQLVENTDETYCIDNEALYDICFRTLKLTTPTYGDLNHLVSATMSGVTTCLRFPGQLNAALRKLAVNMVPFPRLHFFMPGFAPLTSRGSQQYRALTVPELTQQMFDSKNMMAACDPRHGRYLTVAAIFRGRMSMKEVDEQMLNVQNKNSSYFVEWIPNNVKTAVCDIPPRGLKMSATFIGNSTAIQELFKRISEQFTAMFRRKAFLHWYTGEGMDEMEFTEAESNMNDLVSEYQQYQDATADEQGEFEEEEGEDEA
- the TUBB2A gene encoding tubulin beta-2A chain isoform X2, with product MREIVHIQAGQCGNQIGAKFWEVISDEHGIDPTGSYHGDSDLQLERINVYYNEAAGNKYVPRAILVDLEPGTMDSVRSGPFGQIFRPDNFVFGQSGAGNNWAKGHYTEGAELVDSVLDVVRKESESCDCLQGFQLTHSLGGGTGSGMGTLLISKIREEYPDRIMNTFSVMPSPKVSDTVVEPYNATLSVHQLVENTDETYCIDNEALYDICFRTLKLTTPTYGDLNHLVSATMSGVTTCLRFPGQLNAALRKLAVNMVPFPRLHFFMPGFAPLTSRGSQQYRALTVPELTQQMFDSKNMMAACDPRHGRYLTVAAIFRGRMSMKEVDEQMLNVQNKNSSYFVEWIPNNVKTAVCDIPPRGLKMSATFIGNSTAIQELFKRISEQFTAMFRRKAFLHWYTGEGMDEMEFTEAESNMNDLVSEYQQYQDATADEQGEFEEEEGEDEA
- the TUBB2A gene encoding tubulin beta-2A chain isoform X4, translated to MREIVHIQAGQCGNQIGAKFWEVISDEHGIDPTGSYHGDSDLQLERINVYYNEAAGNKYVPRAILVDLEPGTMDSVRSGPFGQIFRPDNFVFGQSGAGNNWAKGHYTEGAELVDSVLDVVRKESESCDCLQGFQLTHSLGGGTGSGMGTLLISKIREEYPDRIMNTFSVMPSPKVSDTVVEPYNATLSVHQLVENTDETYSIDNEALYDICFRTLKLTTPTYGDLNHLVSATMSGVTTCLRFPGQLNADLRKLAVNMVPFPRLHFFMPGFAPLTSRGSQQYRALTVPELTQQMFDSKNMMAACDPRHGRYLTVAAIFRGRMSMKEVDEQMLNVQNKNSSYFVEWIPNNVKTAVCDIPPRGLKMSATFIGNSTAIQELFKRISEQFTAMFRRKAFLHWYTGEGMDEMEFTEAESNMNDLVSEYQQYQDATADEQGEFEEEEGEDEA
- the TUBB2A gene encoding tubulin beta-2A chain isoform X1 translates to MADARRIPEPLSSSCWRIRGGQLRACLGLLDCLTTMPLVQGQERRKSAISTDTWDAGPSRGFLYFQFWEVISDEHGIDPTGSYHGDSDLQLERINVYYNEAAGNKYVPRAILVDLEPGTMDSVRSGPFGQIFRPDNFVFGQSGAGNNWAKGHYTEGAELVDSVLDVVRKESESCDCLQGFQLTHSLGGGTGSGMGTLLISKIREEYPDRIMNTFSVMPSPKVSDTVVEPYNATLSVHQLVENTDETYCIDNEALYDICFRTLKLTTPTYGDLNHLVSATMSGVTTCLRFPGQLNAALRKLAVNMVPFPRLHFFMPGFAPLTSRGSQQYRALTVPELTQQMFDSKNMMAACDPRHGRYLTVAAIFRGRMSMKEVDEQMLNVQNKNSSYFVEWIPNNVKTAVCDIPPRGLKMSATFIGNSTAIQELFKRISEQFTAMFRRKAFLHWYTGEGMDEMEFTEAESNMNDLVSEYQQYQDATADEQGEFEEEEGEDEA